From the genome of archaeon CG10_big_fil_rev_8_21_14_0_10_43_11, one region includes:
- a CDS encoding sulfate adenylyltransferase: MDLKELENKSIYIIREAKKQFKNPAMMWSVGKDSTANVWLAKKAFFGKVPFPVIHIDTSYKFKEMYAFRDRLVDEWNLDLIVAQNKKALADGMSNVRKFECCNALKTQALKDCMAEYGFDALILAIRRDEHGIRGKERVFSPRNKEFKWDYQNQPAEMWDLFVKSTDEGTHTRVHPILDWTELNVWEYVLQEGIPTNPLYFAQNGKRYRSLGCQPCTFPVDSTASSIQEIVDELKTSNLSERSGRAQDKEDTYTMQKLRSLGYM, encoded by the coding sequence ATGGATTTGAAGGAATTAGAAAATAAGAGCATTTATATTATTCGGGAAGCAAAAAAGCAATTCAAAAACCCTGCTATGATGTGGAGCGTGGGAAAAGATTCTACGGCAAACGTGTGGCTTGCAAAAAAAGCATTCTTTGGTAAAGTCCCGTTTCCAGTTATTCATATTGATACGAGTTACAAGTTTAAGGAGATGTACGCGTTTCGTGACCGGCTTGTTGATGAGTGGAATCTTGATTTGATTGTTGCGCAAAACAAAAAAGCACTTGCTGATGGCATGTCAAACGTGCGCAAGTTTGAATGCTGTAACGCGCTTAAAACGCAAGCGCTTAAAGATTGCATGGCAGAGTACGGGTTTGATGCGCTTATTCTTGCTATTAGACGTGATGAGCATGGCATTCGCGGAAAAGAGCGCGTGTTTTCACCGCGCAATAAGGAGTTTAAGTGGGATTATCAAAACCAGCCTGCTGAGATGTGGGATTTGTTTGTGAAATCAACTGATGAAGGTACGCACACGCGCGTGCATCCTATCTTGGATTGGACTGAGTTAAATGTGTGGGAGTACGTGTTGCAGGAGGGTATCCCAACAAACCCTCTTTATTTTGCACAAAATGGCAAGCGCTACCGAAGTCTTGGCTGCCAACCCTGCACGTTCCCTGTTGATTCAACAGCAAGCAGTATACAAGAGATTGTTGACGAGCTTAAGACAAGCAACCTTTCTGAGCGGTCAGGTCGTGCGCAGGATAAAGAGGACACGTACACGATGCAAAAGCTTCGCAGTCTTGGATATATGTGA
- a CDS encoding CopG family transcriptional regulator: protein MLGRKHTTVSIPRKLYENIEKRLEGSGFTSVSDYVTYVLRQVVSELERKDSDVLPKGKQTSTPSKDDEEEVKARLRSLGYLD from the coding sequence ATGTTGGGGAGAAAACATACAACGGTTTCGATTCCTCGAAAGCTCTATGAGAACATTGAAAAACGGTTGGAGGGAAGCGGGTTTACAAGTGTTTCGGATTACGTAACGTATGTGTTGCGCCAAGTTGTTTCAGAGCTTGAACGAAAAGACAGTGATGTATTGCCCAAAGGCAAGCAAACATCTACCCCCTCAAAAGATGATGAGGAGGAAGTGAAAGCGCGTTTGCGTTCTCTTGGTTATTTAGATTAA